The proteins below are encoded in one region of Silene latifolia isolate original U9 population chromosome 2, ASM4854445v1, whole genome shotgun sequence:
- the LOC141641085 gene encoding uncharacterized protein LOC141641085 produces MGFSEKDLLRKAVPLVGFSGEMKHSLGEIVIPTFAGGINKQVRYLVIDGPSNYNVILDRPWIHEMKVVPSTYHQSLKFPTPWGVQEIRGDQEEARDCCKDALKPTVSPPAHQLQRLCVQREYIEPPQAELDEVHLDA; encoded by the coding sequence ATGGGGTTTAGCGAGAAAGATCTGCTCAGGAAGGCGGTACCCCTGGTTGGGTTCAGTGGAGAAATGAAACACTCTCTGGGAGAGATTGTAATTCCTACATTCGCCGGAGGAATTAACAAACAGGTGAGATACTTGGTCATCGACGGCCCGTCCAATTATAATGTTATCCTTGACAGGCCATGGATTCATGAAATGAAAGTGGTACCATCTACGTACCACCAAAGCTTGAAATTCCCAACACCTTGGGGAGTACAGGAAATACGTGGAGACCAAGAAGAGGCTAGAGACTGCTGCAAGGATGCCCTCAAACCTACAGTAAGCCCACCAGCACATCAATTACAGAGACTGTGCGTCCAGAGGGAGTACATCGAGCCCCCACAGGCAGAACTTGATGAAGTACATCTGGACGCCTAG